The Impatiens glandulifera chromosome 3, dImpGla2.1, whole genome shotgun sequence genome contains a region encoding:
- the LOC124932011 gene encoding serine/arginine repetitive matrix protein 2-like, whose translation MAGRKSTVELPEGWIEEAKTSNRRKTKTFTNVETGQKFYSKAEVMRYVNRESISQVTPQKLSPKSTPQQPVKQSTPQKPSPKSTPPQPVKQSTPPQPVKQSTPPQSSRRKRLATEDEPEKETEPVITNETPDWLPSGWTMEVKPSKGSARDCKIYIEPSTGRKFYSKPQVLQHTKIPEQVDTTSKRTRSSRHGPEDSSLGKPKNPENGSPSKLKKVHDNSITKGKETVDDSPAELKERTDATLGDENPNFDWLPSDWKMVIKTKSSGQKYKCYIDPKTGSKFYSRPEVIKHLNVENSGGISLSKKIEVAASHGKSKKKVVIERGTPDKLPSGWIKEIKIERKGLGIRRDPFYTDPVSRYVFRSQNDALRYIETGDINSCAIKPKLRDELDWLSGDISPSPAAAAAVDGRKSQAQTTKRSRFEGKQTDTNSGTLETKSDNGGSTKRQRLSRSSSNKTNETLDDNTFKEEQQQPITPSPPKSQSRRKATSSRKAAYKTENSPADGNRTSGRKKAVTTTPKEPSVPSRSSRRISTQLKAEEEKVDQPEEVLPVQAEPISSFTVKPTLAETLNDALGIDVTNMSEGEGVEEEFSLTGVGNSPRKEETTKDELFQFGGSSWRDIDIIKEPEPESEPELELEPNWLDRPLDFVLNNLVNENSTATAPPTAPAPVPAPAPAAPPVVQDYFREHKKVDDDNQHNHDLGAPGFTNFNFLNQGNNIPASPASSQFTFLQSSNVSPSVNQSLSPANPLFHSGIMPSPANPLFPPNNNNDDNNQSPSMPANLIFPPGGFGFQ comes from the exons ATGGCGGGCAGGAAATCAACGGTGGAACTTCCAGAAGGCTGGATCGAAGAGGCCAAAACCTCAAATAGACGCAAGACCAAG ACTTTTACAAATGTGGAGACTGGTCAAAAGTTCTACTCCAAGGCAGAAGTCATGCGCTATGTTAACAGGGAAAGCATCTCACAAGTCACGCCTCAAAAACTAAGTCCGAAGAGCACTCCTCAACAACCGGTAAAGCAAAGCACTCCTCAAAAACCAAGTCCGAAGAGCACTCCTCCACAACCGGTAAAGCAAAGCACTCCTCCACAACCGGTAAAGCAAAGCACTCCTCCACAATCGAGTCGACGAAAGAGGTTGGCCACAGAAGATGAACCAGAGAAGGAAACAGAGCCAGTGATT ACAAATGAAACACCAGACTGGTTACCTTCCGGATGGACAATGGAGGTGAAACCTTCAAAGGGTAGTGCGAGAGACTGCAAG ATATATATTGAACCATCAACTGGTCGGAAATTCTACTCAAAGCCGCAAGTGTTGCAGCATACCAAAATTCCAGAACAGGTGGACACCACATCCAAAAGAACAAGAAGTAGTCGTCATGGTCCTGAAGATAGCTCTCTGGGCAAACCAAAAAATCCAGAAAATGGTTCACCTAGCAAACTGAAGAAAGTACATGATAACTCAATTACCAAAGGAAAGGAAACTGTAGATGATAGTCCTGCTGAGTTGAAGGAGAGAACAGATGCTACTCTTGGTGAT GAAAATCCAAATTTCGATTGGCTTCCTTCTGATTGGAAAATGGTGATCAAAACGAAAAGTAGTGGTCAAAAATATAAG TGCTATATTGATCCAAAAACTGGGTCCAAATTCTATTCTAGGCCAGAAGTAATTAAGCACTTAAATGTTGAAAATAGTGGTGGTATATCCTTGTCAAAGAAAATAGAAGTTGCCGCTTCCCAtggaaaatcaaagaaaaag GTTGTGATTGAGAGGGGCACACCTGATAAGCTTCCTTCTGGTTGGATAAAGGAGATCAAGATTGAAAGGAAAGGGCTCGGTATCAGAAGGGACCCG TTCTACACAGATCCTGTAAGTAGATATGTATTTCGTTCGCAAAATGATGCGCTTCGCTATATTGAAACTGGAGACATCAATAGTTGTGCGATCAAACCTAAGCTAAGGGATGAACTGGATTGGCTAAGTGGGGATATTTCT CCTTcaccagcagcagcagcagcagttGATGGTAGGAAATCACAGGCTCAAACCACTAAGAGAAGTCGTTTTGAAG GTAAACAGACTGATACTAATTCAGGCACTTTGGAAACAAAGAGTGATAACGGTGGATCTACAAAAAGACAACGTCTAAGCAGATCATCCTCGAATAAAACCAATGAAACTCTCGATGATAATACCTTTAAAGAGGAGCAGCAGCAGCCGATCACTCCTTCTCCTCCCAAAAGCCAATCTCGCAGAAAAGCTACATCCTCGAGAAAAGCAGCCTACAAGACTGAAAACTCGCCAGCAGATGGAAACCGAACCAGTGGCAGGAAGAAGGCAGTTACAACTACCCCGAAAGAACCATCGGTCCCTTCTCGCTCTTCACGACGAATCTCGACCCAGCTCAAAGCAGAGGAGGAAAAGGTTGACCAACCGGAGGAAGTCCTCCCGGTTCAAGCCGAACCGATAAGTAGCTTCACAGTCAAACCAACTTTAGCCGAAACCCTAAATGATGCATTGGGAATTGACGTAACTAATATGAGCGAAGGAGAAGGAGTAGAAGAAGAGTTCTCTTTAACCGGGGTTGGAAATTCTCCAAGGAAAGAAGAAACAACCAAAGATGAACTCTTTCAATTCGGAGGTTCTTCTTGGCGTGACATTGATATTATTAAGGAACCAGAACCGGAATCAGAACCAGAACTTGAACTGGAACCAAATTGGCTCGATCGACCGCTTGACTTCGTACTTAATAATTTGGTCAATGAAAATTCAACTGCAACTGCACCTCCAACTGCACCTGCCCCTGTCCCTGCCCCTGCCCCTGCTGCCCCTCCTGTTGTTCAGGATTATTTCCGCGAACATAAGAAAGTGGATGATGATAATCAACATAATCACGATTTGGGTGCGCCCGGTTTTACCaactttaattttcttaatcaGGGAAATAACATTCCGGCTTCACCTGCTTCCAGTCAATTCACTTTTCTTCAGAGCAGCAATGTTTCTCCTTCTGTAAACCAATCACTATCGCCTGCAAATCCTTTGTTTCATTCTGGAATCATGCCTTCGCCTGCTAATCCTCTTTTCCCTCCGAACAACAACAACGACGACAACAATCAGTCTCCTTCTATGCCTGCTAATCTGATTTTTCCACCTGGAGGGTTTGGTTTCCAGTGA
- the LOC124932229 gene encoding probable LRR receptor-like serine/threonine-protein kinase At1g63430 — MSPPVWFSCYYHLLFTCLCFFLINCDAFSSTEVYALYSFKERIYEDPLMALHNWDSVNTDPCNWSGVSCSVTHDRVFKLNISGSLLKGFLAPELGLLSSLKKLILNGNKLTGSIPKEIGGLKYLRVLDLGMNQFMGSIPSELGSLRRLVKLNLESNQLTGMLPKELSQLKHLKELQLGRNMFVGSVLDGKNITLFQLKTADFSYNFFNGSIPKCFDYLPRSSFQGNCFQIKDIVQRPLIQCGVPISSIENEDVYISSSSRPKWLLVLEIVTATIVSFVFFVAILRTVRGCRSKSSVVVIPWKKPTSDCEILKDVKRFSRQELEDACEEFSNIIGSSSESIVYKGTMKGTLEEIAVVSVSIEDDQWTGFRELCFQREVADLARLDHENVGKLIGYCREIDTSFSRMLVFEYASNGTLYEYLHCGDGCQLSWSRRMKIVLGIARGLKYLHGEIDPPFAISDLNSNVVYLTDDFSPKLVDFENWKSIVSTSEKKKKSSSRFSGIVSNSLETRRRHVGVNENVYSFGSLLLEIISGRHQYCPVKGLLVDWASEFLEMPEVMSYVVDPEVKHFRYEDVEVICEVVSLCIHRSRMVSMEKICEMLESRIVVNSTKNSPLAWAELAVLSN; from the exons ATGTCTCCCCCTGTCTGGTTTTCTTGTTATTATCATTTACTCTTTACCTGTTTATGTTTCTTTCTAATAAATTGTGACGCTTTCTCTTCAACAGAAG TTTATGCTCTTTATTCATTCAAGGAAAGAATATATGAAGACCCATTAATGGCATTACATAATTGGGACTCTGTAAACACAGACCCTTGTAATTGGTCAGGCGTTTCCTGTTCTGTAACGCACGATCGCGTTTTCAAATT GAACATTTCTGGATCTTTGTTAAAGGGTTTCCTTGCTCCTGAATTGGGTTTATTATCATCATTGAAAAAACTGATCTTGAATGGAAACAAGCTCACTGGCTCAATACCTAAAGAAATTGGGGGTCTTAAATATTTGAGGGTTTTGGATTTGGGAATGAATCAGTTCATGGGTTCAATACCATCTGAGCTTGGAAGTTTGAGAAGACTTGTCAAATT AAATCTTGAATCGAATCAATTGACGGGTATGTTACCTAAGGAGCTTTCGCAATTAAAGCACCTAAAAGAATTGCAATTGGGAAGGAACATGTTTGTTGGATCTGTTCTTGATGGAAA GAATATCACTCTATTTCAATTGAAAACTGCTGATTTCTCTTACAATTTCTTCAATGGGAGCATACCAAAGTGTTTCGATTACCTTCCAAGATCAAGCTTTCAAGGGAATTGCTTTCAGATCAAAGATATCGTTCAACGCCCTTTGATTCAATGTG GAGTTCCTATATCATCGATAGAGAATGAAGATGTATATATATCTTCTAGTTCTAGACCAAAATGGCTTCTAGTTTTGGAAATAGTTACAGCAACCATAGTGAGTTTTGTGTTCTTCGTGGCTATCCTAAGAACGGTTAGAGGATGTCGGAGTAAGTCTTCGGTTGTTGTTATCCCTTGGAAGAAACCGACTAGCGATTGTGAGATTTTGAAGGATGTGAAGAGATTTAGCCGCCAAGAACTCGAAGATGCTTGCGAAGAATTTAGCAACATTATTGGATCTTCTTCGGAGAGTATAGTGTATAAGGGTACCATGAAAGGAACCTTGGAGGAAATAGCCGTTGTATCGGTTTCTATCGAGGATGATCAATGGACAGGATTTCGCGAGCTTTGTTTTCAAAGAGAG GTGGCGGATTTGGCGAGATTAGATCATGAGAACGTAGGGAAACTTATAGGTTATTGTAGGGAGATCGATACTAGTTTCTCGAGGATGCTTGTTTTTGAGTATGCTTCAAATGGGACGCTTTACGAGTATCTCCATTGCGGAGATGGATGCCAATTATCTTGGTCGAGACGAATGAAGATAGTTTTAGGCATTGCTCGAGGACTCAAGTATCTCCATGGGGAGATCGACCCACCTTTTGCTATTTCCGATCTCAATTCCAATGTTGTTTATCTAACCGATGATTTTTCACCCAAG CTGGTTGATTTTGAGAATTGGAAGTCAATTGTTTCGACTTCCGAGAAGAAAAAGAAGTCATCTTCACGTTTTTCCGGTATAGTTTCAAATTCGTTGGAAACAAGACGACGACATGTTGGTGTGAACGAGAATGTATACTCATTTGGTTCACTTTTATTGGAGATAATCAGTGGACGACATCAATATTGTCCGGTTAAAGGACTATTGGTGGATTGG GCTAGTGAATTTCTTGAGATGCCCGAGGTAATGTCGTATGTGGTGGATCCGGAGGTGAAGCATTTTCGATACGAAGATGTTGAAGTGATATGCGAAGTTGTTTCTCTTTGTATACATCGATCTAGAATGGTTTCGATGGAAAAGATTTGTGAAATGTTGGAGAGTAGAATTGTTGTTAATTCGACGAAGAACTCTCCTTTGGCATGGGCTGAGCTTGCTGTTTTATCCAACTAA